From one Humulus lupulus chromosome 8, drHumLupu1.1, whole genome shotgun sequence genomic stretch:
- the LOC133793631 gene encoding uncharacterized protein LOC133793631 has protein sequence MPKVFLKRKTPSDSTVSPLSSVKKRLKDNPPSPSTSEADEEEETVAEESTEDIPEKVASDKELSQEPEESATDSEPREEEDVASSDPDVDTIPSPVAAVPSPVVTKPSSKGKGKKPISRSGTPLTKSVVKFQPHSYSFCYNDNERDMMLYAHRKFLPERNFVLSDHRSFGVLILLQKREWVGSLVKLSGYVERVVKEFYANLTNDVLDPKSPHFEKVYVRGQWYSFAPKDIVIALQIPIATVEDQAAETLDRDEVLSELVGQRMQWSPNTVLLVTNLTNTYAVLHKFATTNWKPTSHTNTISFDLAAFLYKVGTGIEVDLAKLIFDQIVGFRSGNRKSLNLPFPHLIYKILSMQNDDIKLETEDLVLASTAVSFRSGGSSNESGEAPSAKKVKPQSLNFASEDLPLDSVPTDSPAVATELAFLRSSMADLHTKFAIFQQSIHDLRLLVTRASNF, from the coding sequence ATGCCAAAGGTTTTTTTGAAGAGGAAAACGCCCTCCGATTCTACTGTCTCTCCTCTATCCTCGGTCAAGAAACGTCTCAAGGACAACCCACCATCACCGTCCACTTCTGAGgcagatgaagaagaagaaacggTGGCTGAAGAATCCACAGAAGATATCCCAGAGAAAGTGGCCTCTGACAAAGAGCTGTCTCAGGAACCTGAAGAATCAGCCACCGACTCTGAGCCAAGGGAAGAGGAAGATGTTGCGTCGTCTGATCCAGATGTGGACACAATCCCAAGCCCTGTCGCCGCTGTTCCCAGTCCTGTGGTAACAAAACCCTCATCCAAGGGAAAAGGCAAGAAACCCATCTCTCGGTCTGGTACTCCTCTTACTAAGTCAGTGGTAAAATTTCAACCTCACTCTTATTCCTTCTGTTATAATGATAATGAACGAGATATGATGTTGTATGCCCATCGTAAGTTCCTTCCCGAGAGGAATTTTGTTCTTAGTGACCATAGGTCCTTCGGAGTTCTCATCTTGCTTCAAAAACGTGAGTGGGTTGGGTCCTTGGTGAAGCTTTCTGGCTATGTGGAGCGTGTTGTGAAGGAGTTTTATGCCAATCTTACCAATGATGTGCTTGATCCAAAGTCCCCTCACTTCGAAAAGGTTTATGTCCGCGGACAATGGTACTCCTTCGCTCCTAAAGATATTGTAATCGCACTCCAAATTCCGATTGCAACTGTTGAAGACCAAGCTGCTGAAACTCTTGATCGCGATGAAGTATTGTCCGAGCTCGTGGGACAAAGAATGCAGTGGTCTCCCAACACTGTTCTGCTGGTCACCAACCTGACAAATACGTATGCTGTGCTCCACAAGTTCGCCACTACCAACTGGAAGCCTACATCTCACACTAACACAATTTCTTTTGACCTGGCCGCATTCCTCTATAAAGTTGGCACAGGCATAGAAGTTGATCTGGCGAAACTCATTTTTGATCAAATTGTTGGTTTCCGCAGTGGTAATCGTAAGTCTCTTAATTTGCCATTTCCCCATCTCATTTATAAAATTCTTAGCATGCAGAATGATGACATCAAACTGGAGACCGAAGACTTGGTCCTAGCTTCTACTGCCGTTTCATTCCGATCAGGTGGTTCTTCAAATGAGTCTGGCGAAGCACCAAGCGCCAAGAAAGTGAAGCCTCAGTCACTCAATTTTGCATCAGAGGACCTGCCCCTTGATTCTGTCCCAACAGATTCACCTGCTGTGGCTACTGAATTGGCGTTCCTTCGTTCTAGTATGGCTGATCTTCACACAAAGTTTGccatcttccagcagtccattcatgaCCTACGGCTGCTTGTCACCCGTGCTTCCAATTTCTGA
- the LOC133793633 gene encoding uncharacterized protein LOC133793633 — MEEAKDFSNMKVEELMGSLRTFELNQKIRQKDKPNPSKEKEKTIAFKSTEMETPDEGDSDSEMALLSKKFQKYMKKIGNRQTIGKAPRGNFSYSKPSFSNKKGIQCRECEGFGHIQAECANTLKKNKKGMIVTWSDEDSDNSEEEKENVAFTTSVSESTLREAKMVCLNNCTKGEISDSDESDLNDESLGEAYKKLYESWEKLCSENRSLVSKNKDLSAEIKILVDQNELLENDINSKINEISKLTKDLENLNKNVRMLNPGSTVFEEIQNAGQQGHIGLGASSSQKVQKTVFVSAGLLAPESSAPTGIVSDSTENKPVVTEKRFTGRKNKGKNTVFIPTCHFCGRKGHIRPRCFTLMNFAKNKYFEKSNYFKENMKVKRSKSKNVWIEKKKCFAGICDDRLPSSYLWYFDSGCSRHMTGNKTILTDIRPMHCGSVTFGNGIEGNVLGIGTLDFDGLPRIKGILLVEGLKANLLSISQICDQGFMVNFDKENCVVVNQDGEEILEGYRSRDNCYTMLPSFMCYSALGNNTDVWHAKLGHINFKLLKKLSHAGIVRGLPSLGKETEDKCKECQLGKQLKSTHKSVSALILRKC, encoded by the coding sequence ATGGAAGAGGCAAAAGATTTCAGCAACATGAAGGTGGAAGAGTTGATGGGATCACTACGAACTTTTGAGCTTAACCAAAAGATTCGTCAAAAGGACAAACCTAACccatcaaaagaaaaagaaaaaacgatTGCTTTCAAAAGCACAGAGATGGAGACTCCTGATGAGGGAGACAGTGATAGTGAAATGGCTTTGCtctcaaaaaaatttcaaaaatacatgaaaaagattGGGAATAGGCAAACCATTGGAAAGGCTCCTAGAGGTAATTTCTCTTACTCTAAACCCTCTTTCTCTaacaaaaagggtattcagtgcagggaatgtgaaggttTTGGGCACATCCAGGCTGAATGTGCAAACACTctcaaaaagaacaagaaaggtaTGATCGTTACATGGAGTGACGAAGACTCGGATAACAGTGAAGAGGAAAAAGAGAACGTTGCGTTCACAACCAGCGTTTCTGAGTCAACATTGAGAGAGGCCAAAATGGTGTGCCTAAACAATTGTACCAAAGGTGAAATCTCGGATAGTGATGAATCCGATCTAAATGATGAGTCTCTAGGAGAAGCATACAAAAAATTGTATGAATCATGGGAGAAATTGTGTTCTGAGAATCGATCATTGGTTAGTAAGAACAAAGATCTTTCTGCTGAGATTAAAATACTTGTTGATCAAAATGAATTGCTTGAAAATGATATTAATTCGAAAATTAATGAAATAAGCAAATTGACAAAAGATCTTGAGAATCTCAATAAgaatgttagaatgcttaaccctGGATCTACTGTTTTTGAGGAAATTCAGAATGCAGGTCAACAAGGGCACATAGGACTTGGAGCCTCAAGTTCTCAAAAAGTGCAAAAAACTGTGTTTGTTTCTGCAGGGTTATTGGCACCTGAAAGTTCTGCTCCCACAGGTATAGTGTCTGACTCAACAGAAAACAAACCTGTTGTTACAGAAAAAAGGTTCACTGGTCGTAAGAACAAAGGTAAGAATACTGTGTTTATTCCCACATGTCACTTCTGTGGGAGAAAGGGACATATTAGACCAAGATGTTTCACTCTCATGAATTTTGCTAAAAACAAATACTTTGAAAAATCGAATTATTTCAAAGAAAACATGAAAGTGAAAAGATCTAAATCAAAAAATGTTTGGATTGAAAAGAAAAAATGTTTTGCTGGAATTTGTGATGATAGACTTCCTTCGTCTTACTtatggtattttgacagtggttgttctagacatatgacaggtaacaaGACAATTCTCACTGACATAAGACCTATGCATTGTGGATCAGTCACGTTTGGTAATGGTattgaaggtaatgttcttggaatAGGTACTCTTGATTTTGATGGGTTACCTAGAATTAAAGGAATTTTACTTGTTGAAGGACTTAAGGCTAATCTCCTTAGCATtagccaaatttgtgaccaaggcttcatggtcaactttgataaagaAAATTGTGTTGTGGTAAATCAAGATGGTGAGGAAATTCTTGAAGGGTACAGGTCTAGAGACAATTGTTATACCATGTTACCCTCTTTCATGTGTTATTCTGCCTTAGGTAACAATACTGATGTGTGGCATGCCAAACTTGGGCATATAAACTTTAAACTGTTGAAAAAGTTGTCTCATGCAGGGATTGTTCGTGGCTTACCTAGTTTGGGTAAGGAAACTGAAGACAAGTGCAAAGAATGCCAACTTGGTAAGCAACTAAAAAGCACTCATAAAAGTGTCTCTGCATTAATACTTCGAAAGTGCTAG